tctctCTGAGATGGCgaatgggaacatggtttgtgtaacattagcaacacattattagctgtttgataacatagtcaagcaaaatgCTAATCATAATAATTACCATTATGTGCCCGatgttgtaaaaagcgataccattgtgcagcgtttacctcagtaagttgaccgagtggatctctgagctggcgcgagtgagtggaggcggggctaatttgcatattaattgaTCCtcgtatattaaatgaggcaagggtgtggagttacattcaagatattttaaagggttagttcacccaaaaatgaaagtaatgtcatttattactcaccctcatgccgttccacacccgtaagaccttcgttcatcttcagaacacaaattaagatattttagttgaaatccgatggctcaatgaggcctccatagccagcaatgacatttcctctctcaagatccataaagatacttaaaaacatatttaaatcagttcatgtgagtacagtggttcaatattaatattataaagcgacgagaatatttttggtgcgccaaaaaaacaaaataatgacttatatagtgatgactgatttcaaaacactgcttcaggaagattcggagcataatgaatctgcgtgtcgaatctgctgttcggagcgccaaagtcacgtgatttcagcagtttggcggtttgacacgcgatctgaatcatgattcgatacactgattcatttgtgctccgacgcttcctgaagcagtgttttgaaatcggccatcactaaataagtcgttattttgtttttttggtgcaccaaaaatattctcgtcgctttataatattaatattgaaccactgtactcacatgaactgatttaaatatgtttttagtacattaatggatcttgagagaggaaatgtcattgctggctatgaaggtttcactgagccatcggatttcaacaaaaatatcttaatttgtgttccgaagattaatgaaggtcttacgggtgtggaacggcatgagggtgagtaattaatgacattattttcatttttgggtgaactaaccctttaaggcatgaagaattaTTTATTCACAGGGAAAAACAAATACccatgtcattttggtgatcaaagatgagttttaagggataaaattattgactacaggagGACTTTAAGATCAGATAAGATATTAATGTGGGTTAcattcatctgtctgtctgttgcaTATGCAATTCTTCATAAGAGTTATGTTTGTTTTGATGTTCTTCTTTCACAGGAACCATCTATCAAGCAGATGAGCCGATCTTTTTTCAGTCAATCAAAAATCCATTTGTATTTAGATGCATAGATGGCATTTTGATTGATGGAAATGACAAAGCCTTGTCCAAGATAGTGTACCGGtgagcatcatcatcatcatcattattctGCTAgcttaaaggggtcctattctgcttttttacacattcatctttctttagtgtgtaatgttgctgtttgagcatgaaaaagggaGTTATTCAGTGTCTGAACTCCccgaaacgcctccattgtagtcttgagttttcttccgggaacgaacacgtcacaatattcctcatttaaataatttatgcagaataaaggggcggggcctggttgagttagttagtagtgtgttgaaactggcggttatggtaaggggcgggacatttcccaaacacaccgaagcacttgaccaatcacaacacactgctccagcgaccaatcagagcacattgtgcttttcagaaggaggggcttcatagagacaggaactaaacaaatcgttactgacagactgggaagagaggagctgcaacaatggagaatatgaggaaaataatgaacattcaagcatgaaaacctgttctagtagagcccaaaaacaacatcaagactgaaaaagggcataatagatCCTCTTTAATgctttcacagtgcattatgaaGCATAAATCAAATGTGTTGACTGAAAACAGGTCGTGTAGTGGGCGGGACAGAGTGGGTCCCTTCGGTTTGAGTGACAGCTCCTGGTTGACGCCTCGTCCTGTGAATCCTCTCGCAGTGGGACAGTATGTCAACAACTGCTCTAATGGTCAGTCAGGTTCTACAATTAAAAGTTTCACTGTCCACAGTTATATCTTTGTGAATAATCTGTCTCGTTTCCACAGAGAAAGCTGCGAATGTCTGCTATCAGGAGTTTGACGTGCCGGATGGATTTCCTCTTGAGCTCCGTCAATACCTGCCTAATGTTAATTACAGAGCTGATACTCAAAGGCAAGATGATAGATAACATGTGCTGCTGTTATTAGGACATCCTGACATTTTCTTAATTTAATCTTGCTTTCTGTTTTCAGACCTTTGCGCTGTGTTGTTCTTGTGTCACTACGAGATATTAATCAAGGTGAAGAACTGTTCTCCAACTACTACACAATTGtgcattaaattttttttttttttaagtttgtgtgtgtttgttatgtaaaacctaaaatatttaatgcttttttaaagcaaaagtgAGTGTAAAAATAACCAAAAATTTGGCAacattaatgcattagttaaaggcacaatatgtaagatttttggattaaaatatccaaaaaccactagaaaagtgttatatatttttttgacttgtgtacttatattatcctagatgtttccaagaatgtttaaatccagagaaataaccAATTTTAatgcctatcaatgacatcatacccacgTGATcctcgatttccggttttattttgtagaaaccatggaaacaccaaagatgctttaatatattatgttttattagacaggtgagcaactctttggatacattcatcgacagaaaactaatgttatatagctcaacacagtaagtcttattgtttaaatctcgttttcttgatttaccgcgagtaccatgttttaccatgactaatatcgatctagttttctgcagtgtgcaacaagtgtctcatagcagtcACCGAGTGAACACAGAGTTGCACTATAACAGCTTTCAACACACAgctgtatctaatatgataaacagcgctgcgtttACCCCACATATGCTTGAGTGGAAGAAGTGGAAGCGGCATAAAAGCTCGCGCTCGTCTAtaattagcaatcgctccagcggccttgttCCGCTCCAGTACCCttcttcatactacagtaatgttaataaatctttaatacattagctcatccatgaagatgatttctgcccgagacGCACAGATtcagattcttttccaccggctgtagacgtgaagacaacatcTACCATGATTCagtggcgtcatcaagctacgcctttgttttgaataagtgacctctagtggtgaaaaactacatattgtgcctttaacatgAACCAACTACAGTATAaccaatatatttttacagtgtttattaacctttgttaatgttaattaataaaaatgttcatagtGCATTAACTGTTAACAGACACAACTTTTGATCATaaaaatgcattagtaaatgttCCAACtaattaatgtagttaactaatgttaaagggttagttcacccaaaaatgaaaattctgtcattaattactcaccctcatgccgttccacacccataagaccttcgttcatcttcagaacacaaattaagatatttttgttgaaatctgatggctccgtgaggccttcatagccagcaatgacatttcctctctcaagatccattaatgtactaaaaacatatttaaatcagttcatgtgagtacagtggttcaatattaatattataaagcaacgaaaatatttttggtgcgccaaaaaaacaaaataacgacttatatagtgatggccgatttcaaaacactgcttcagaaagcttcggagcattatgaatcttttgtgtcaaatcagcggttcggagcggcaaagtcacgtgatttcagcagtttgacacgctctgaaccactgattcgatacAAAAGACTCATCACTATagaagttgttttgtttttttggggcaccaaaaatattctcgtggctttataatattaatattgaaccactgtactcacatgaactgatttaaatatgtttttagtacattaatggatcttgcgagaggaaatgtcattgctggctatggaggcctcactgagccatcggatttcaacaaaaatatcttaatttgcgttccgaagattaacgaaggtctcacgggtgtggaacggcatgagggagagtaatttttgggtgaactaaacctttaacaaatgaaaccttattttaaagttatttttcatgtttagtTTATAAAAAACATGAAGGAATTCGTATTAAAAAATTTGCACGACCAGGATTAGAAAGCAAGCAGGGCTgctaattttttaaaatcatgatattattaataataataaaattatattaaaaaataataacaggtCCGTTATTTCAAATTTCATAATATTGTATTCTAGACAATTCAGTTAtatgttaccaaaaaaaaaaatattccctGAAATCAATTCCAGGGCAATAATCTCcacttttattaatgttttcagaAGCAACTTGCAACacaaaacactgtaaaaaatgagaGCAATGACTTTCATATTGATATGAAACCAAGTTTCATaggaatttttaatgttaatactTTCATCTCGATGAAAGTGAAAATCTTTCAGTAAGTTCTGATGTCCTTTTGTGAAGAAAATCTCCTAGAGAGAAAACTAGTTTTCCTGAGATGTTCATTTACAAGAAACTACTTAAATGAAATACATCTGATACTTATAATATCCCTGCGGTTCCTCTTACCATAAAATCAGCTTTTGATGTCAGACATTAATGAAAACAAGTGAAAGTTAAACCAACATTTAGCATGttctttttttcaaatactTAAAACTATAACATATATTGTAGAAACTCCAATTTCCTCAGAGGTCTAAAATCAAAGTGATTCACACAAATCAACCAAGGCAGCATCACGACGCAAATAACGGCATCAAATTTGAGCGTCACAAGTG
This genomic stretch from Megalobrama amblycephala isolate DHTTF-2021 linkage group LG2, ASM1881202v1, whole genome shotgun sequence harbors:
- the setd9 gene encoding LOW QUALITY PROTEIN: SET domain-containing protein 9 (The sequence of the model RefSeq protein was modified relative to this genomic sequence to represent the inferred CDS: deleted 1 base in 1 codon) encodes the protein MINMIKALFKAFEVRWKSYRHRFVPWIAINLQKNERTLRQVKDRSQDKLIQDEEVFESLVCLFTELLKNDPKNQSELLRLLPKSKQNIYTNVENKTHASTTVMLNNLGFVIERKRSSLQLAGTGVFVTRGRAPKGSIVAMYPGTIYQADEPIFFQSIKNPFVFRCIDGILIDGNDKALSKIVYRSCSGRDRVGPFGLSDSSWLTPRPVNPLAVGQYVNNCSNEKAANVCYQEFDVPDGFPLELRQYLPNVNYRADTQRPLRCVVLVSLRDINQGEELFSNYYTIVH